CACTTCcccaggggaaggagaggggttCTGCACGTAATGGAGCTGTCCCCACTGCAACATGGTCCCTGTGCCTGAGCCAAGGGACTGCAGCACCTCCCCACCAAATCTAGTGCCAAATCCAAACACCACactcatcccagccccaggagggggaATGCTTTGTGCCTGCCCTCGTggcccctccctgctgtggtCTGGGTGTTGTGGAGCTGGGTTATCCCAAGATTTTacccctgcagagcctgcaaTGCATATCTTTTTCTGAGGCGGAATAAAATCCAAAACAGGGGTTGGGGTGGTTATAGATCTCAGCTGatgatgtttttcttctttacctgtcccaggtgatAGAAGCGCATTACGGGCGTGTACTGGGCATTGTCTCCCCAGACAAATATGCCACCAATGCCTCTGGGGAGGATGGCAtgtttctccaggctggcacagaaGGCACACTCCCAGCCCCGACTGACATCAGCGAGGACCTCACTACCTCCCCACACATCCTCACCATGTACTGGTCCCTGTCCGTGTCCGTGTTCGCCATCGGGGGTATGGTCTCCTCCTTCACTGTGGGCTGGATCGGCAACCGGCTCGGGAGGTGAGAGGCTCGTGTGTGCTCTgactctgggccacagcccAAACCCTTCTGACTGATTTTTTCCCATAGAACCATTTCCTCCCTGTAGAAATACCATTTGTGTTATTTTCAgcaatttaggaaaaaaaaggaaaaataaccgTCCCAACTTCCAAAATACCGTTTAAACCATCAGAGAGGTTGGGCTTTTCAAAATCCTCAGTCACAACTCAGACATTTTATTGCAACTTGAGTGTTTCAGAGAGCAGCTGATGAGCTGCCTTGATTAAGCTCTGaattcccccttttctttccatggcaaaggaagagaaggacATCTGCATGGTATTTGCACAGGATGTAAAGTATCATTTATAATATCATTTTAACTACTCTGATTGTACCCTGGTCCCTGTATTTTGCAGTGCCTGCTATCATTGTTTTTCCCCTGTAGTACTGATTAAGTGACTTCACAGCTCCTCTTGTGTGTTGCAATGGCTGCTTTGGCTGAGTGAGgtgccagaggagctgtgctgctgctgccttgcagagTGAAAGCCATGCTGGTGGTAAACATCCTCTCCATTGCTGGGAACCTCCTCATGGGGCTGGCAAAATTTGGGCCATCCCACATCCTCATCATCTCCGGAAGAGCGGTCACAGGGCTGTACTGCGGTGAGTCCAGGCTGGGTCAGCCACTGAAAGCAGTTCCCTGGTAGCGTGTCCAGGGCTGCAGTTCAATGTTTCCCatattttttaatcctttttttatAGTTCAGAAGGGGTTTCACAGGTGGGAGTTTCCCTCTTCTCCCTATGTCTGCCCTTCTTGATCTAGGATCTTTCCCAGAAGTGTTTGGGTTGGctttatcatatctccattttACACATCCTGAAAGGAGCAGGTCCCTCTGTATCTCAAGGATGGGCCTTGCTGGTGGCTGCTGCAAGAGCACATCACTAGCCAGGCTGGTTAACACGTTCTCTAGACAGAGAGCACAGGACCACTGTGCACAAAGAGGATATAGCCAGCAAATAATTGGGAATTACATTAGAATTAGCTTGGAATAACAGTCTTTATACTGTTACTGGTATGCAAATACAATACACCACTCTGAGGTTTCACGGCAAGTTTTAAGAAGGCTCTTCACCCTGTGATAACTTCAGCAGGtaatccctgctctgtgctgtgatgTGTGTTTTCAAGTAAAAAGACTTCCCAGTTTGGGGCTCTGAATGCAGGGACATCCCAGCACCTTTCCAAGGTGCAGGTGGTTCCCAGTCAGGCGTGAGGGGCTTGGTGGGTCGTGGGGTGCAGCACACAGGCTCCATCCTCCTTTCCCGCTTGGGAAGTGGTTTCTGCTGGTTGCTGAGCTGCGTCTAGAAGAGGTGACACACacgtgtgctctgtgcagggctctCCTCTGGACTCGTGCCCATGTATGTCAGTGAGGTCTCTCCCACGGCCCTTCGAGGAGCGCTGGGGACGCTGCACCAGCTTGCAATCGTCACGGGCATCCTCTTCAGCCAGGTAAGCAGGAAAACACACACATCCAGAGAGGGTGTTTCAGAGAATAGGAGGACCATAGTGATATACTAGGCTATTGTTCACCATTCCACTCCAAAACTGAAGGAGTGTGCAAAACAATCTGTTTAATGGGGTTAACCCCTGCCTTCAGTAAGAGGTGTCTTAACAAAGACAACTtctcaagaaataaaaaaatacttctgcaaacaatttctcctcttcctgaagaatttttttcagcatCTCATCAGTGTCAGGCTGGATTGTGAGCCTGAGATGCCTGATAATCAGGTTCTCAAAAATGGCTTCATCAGGGAAGTAGGGAGCCCAAACCCCCATCAGCATTGCCCACCGTGGCACAAGTCCCAGCTACACAACAGGTGGGGATAtaaaagtacagaaaacaaacacatccAGAAAAAGAGTTGGTATTTGTTCTAGTTTTCCCCCAGCTTGTCACTTCAAAACACCATAGTGGTCAATTGCTTTCTCTTGTTAGGGTGCAAAATGTTCCATTCAAATATGCCTCAATTATTCCAGATCCTTGGACTAGACTTTCTTCTGGGCAATGACGAGATGTGGCCCCTGCTCCTTGGTCTATCTGGCgtggctgccctgctgcagttcTTCCTGCTCTTACTGTGCCCTGAGAGCCCCCGCTATCTTTACATCAAACTGGGGAAGGTGGAGGAAGctaaaaaaagtaagaaagagATTCTGGGCTTGTCTAGAGTTGTTTTTATACTTGACATAGTacaaaacagagaaggaaaagcctggctGAGGACTCACATGTgactgtggctgctccatctcATGTTTTGAGCTGCTGAGATACAAACCAGAGCTGGATCAAAAACTATTGAGACATTTGCATGGGACtaagcagcactgctgagggaTGAGGCTTGAGAGTGATCTCAGGGCTGTTGCAGAGCTgatgtgctgctgcccctgACTGAACAGATGCACCCTGGATCCTTGGCTTACCTTGAGTTTTGCCTAGAGATTCTTGTCCTTACATATACAACTTACCtaccactgaaaataaaatttcaatcttttttttccttaagatttGAAAAGGCTTAGAGGAAACTGTGATCCAATGAAAGAGATTGAagagatggaaaaggaaaagcaagaagcTGCTAGTGAAAAGAAAGTCTCCATAAGACAGCTGTTCACCTCTTCCAAGTACAGGCAGGCTGTCATTGTGGCGCTGATGGTGCAAATATCCCAGCAATTCTCGGGAATCAATGCGGTGAGTCTCCCCAAAATGTTTGTCTCTCAAGAGATCCATGCTGAGCatgaaaaggcagctctggctccatcCAAGCCATGCAGGGATGGAAGAAGGCTTTCCCATGGCCACAGTGGGCTCCTGGGTCCCTGTTAAGCTGGCTGTGcgagggcaggaggggagaagggtgggagggagaccagcacaaaaccagctggcacagcaggccCATGCCTCTACCCAAGTTTGTCAGCAGTTTGCTCTCTTTAATGACATCATGCTCACTCCAGAATCCCTATTTTCTAGCCATTTTTAACTAAACTACTTTTGCACCACTTCCTGGAATACCAGAAATCCATTTGACATCCAGAAGCATTAAAGAGCAcacagggatgcccaggctaCATGGCTCCAGGCCATGCCCATCCTATCCACCAGCCACCCTTTACCTCCTGCCCTTAGCTCTCACTAGAAAGGAATCACCTTATTCttggagagaagaaagaaatgagagTCATTGCaatgagaatattttaaaagtaatgtaAAACTCAGTCATACTAAGTTATTTGTCTTGagtgctcagtgctggtgaTCTCGATTTTAAGATTAAATATAGACTACatagaagaaaacagatttaatgTGCAAATGCAGTACCTCAAGAGGGGAATTTCAACAGGATTTTTAACTCCCTCAGGCTCCTATGAAATTTTCAGCTTTAATTATTATAACAAGCCATTAAAAGTTGAAAAATTAATCATAATTAAATTGCGCCACATCTCAGCCAAGCAAGTGCAACTCTTCTCTCACGAGAACAAAAAGTTTCAACAGGCCTGTTGCCTAATCCTTCATCCTGATGTATTCTGATAGATCTTTTACTACTCCACAAACATTTTTGAGAGAGCTGGCGTTGACCAACCAGTTTATGCAACCATCGGTGTTGGAGTGGTGAACACGGTCTTCACTGTTATCTCTGTAAGTAAATACTTCTGCCCCCTGGACTACAAAGACACATAAGGTACAACATGGTTTTGAAACATGATTTtatcctggagctgggatttgcagTGTTGCAGGACTGACCCTGAACACCTTATAGGGAAAAATCATTCCCTGGGAAAGTTGAATTTGAAAATTCAAGCCTTCACATAGAGCATGTGGCTATTGATCCGCACTGCTAAATGCCTTGTGAGTGGAAACTGCACCACTGTGTTCAGGGAAGCTCTGAAAACTCTGCATTTCCCCCTTAAAGAAAAGTTGCCTTTGAAAGTGCAGTTCTGCAGGTCCTATATCCCCAGGGAACAGGCAGGGAATGCAGGCTCTGATGGGGAAGTCACCAGCTCCCAGTCTGCTCTTACCCGTTATCTTTCAAACTTTGTATGTACATAGCACCTGCACGAGTGATATCCAAAGGCTATTTCACAGCAATAAAAGTAATCCAGCACCTATCCTCATCCTatctgtgcagggctctgcagcaatAAAAGGATGGTTCTGTTTCCACAGACCTTTCCTTCATTTGTCTTTTTCCTGAGAGGATTAACACAATTCCTATCAGCTGGCAATTAGTTTATAATGTGGCCATTAATATAGGACCAGGAAATGCCAGGCCTATTTCCTTCATACCTCTCTAGAGATTTAGGGAGTAAAGAACTTTCACCAACATGATGCAGGACCGGCTGCAAGGCAGAAATACACAGCTCCAAGAGATTTAGGACAAGGGGacaattttaaactgaaagagaggaggatttgattagatattagaaagaaattcttgtctgtgagggtggtgaggcactggcacaggtttcttagagaggttgtggatgccccatccctgaactGTCCACGGCCAGGCTTGgtcttgtggaaggtgtccctgcctatgaCAGGGGGTTGAAATtggatgatcttcaaggtcccttccaacctaaaacATTTGTACTCCAGTATGTGTGAGAGAGGACATCTTGGAGTAAACCTGCCTTAGAGAAAGTCCATCGTAGGCCCCATGAGGAGAAAATGTGATGTTTATTGTGAAATGAAGCACAGTGGTGTGCAGCTGGAAGAAGCCTTTCTTCAGCATGGAGGGTGCCCTGCAGTTTGATCCCCATCGTAGAGTTGTGGTACTTGCAGCCTTGGGCATTTGCTCTTTGCTTCTTTTGTCCACGAGCACTTAAAAATTACCTGCTTTTGTCAATAAATGACAGACCCCGATCAAAAGGCAGAAGTGCTGACAGCTGGGTGGACCTTGGCaaggagagaagggagcagaGACTCATCCTCTGCAACTTCACGTGTCAGCACATGAACTGCCTTCAGCAACAGTCTCTGGGAAGTGTAAATCATGGCTGTAATGGCAGCAAAGGTGGGGCTGCTGG
This portion of the Haemorhous mexicanus isolate bHaeMex1 chromosome 10, bHaeMex1.pri, whole genome shotgun sequence genome encodes:
- the SLC2A2 gene encoding solute carrier family 2, facilitated glucose transporter member 2; translated protein: MQTEKHLTGTLVLSVFTAVLGFFQYGYSLGVINAPQKVIEAHYGRVLGIVSPDKYATNASGEDGMFLQAGTEGTLPAPTDISEDLTTSPHILTMYWSLSVSVFAIGGMVSSFTVGWIGNRLGRVKAMLVVNILSIAGNLLMGLAKFGPSHILIISGRAVTGLYCGLSSGLVPMYVSEVSPTALRGALGTLHQLAIVTGILFSQILGLDFLLGNDEMWPLLLGLSGVAALLQFFLLLLCPESPRYLYIKLGKVEEAKKNLKRLRGNCDPMKEIEEMEKEKQEAASEKKVSIRQLFTSSKYRQAVIVALMVQISQQFSGINAIFYYSTNIFERAGVDQPVYATIGVGVVNTVFTVISVFLVEKAGRRSLFLAGLMGMLVSAVAMTVGLVLLSQFAWMSYVSMVAIFLFVIFFEVGPGPIPWFIVAELFSQGPRPAAIAVAGFCNWACNFIVGMCFQYIADLCGPYVFVIFAGLLLIFFLFAHFKVPETKGKSFEEIAAVFRRKKLSAKAMTELQDLRRSEEA